In a single window of the Prochlorococcus marinus str. AS9601 genome:
- a CDS encoding DUF883 C-terminal domain-containing protein: METYHPPKEVEDKEDNSNLPEREVLSEKWLLEKIDSLIPLIKEKWPNIAQQTLEATKGSIDDLVEVIASHSGTSAIRIKSQLFEIIDSIRENNWEISEKIEPIESQLEELLEELNNTLRPKIESPIRKKPLLSIAIAAGIGLLIGTLLNSGRK; this comes from the coding sequence ATGGAGACTTACCATCCTCCCAAAGAAGTAGAAGATAAAGAAGATAACTCTAATCTTCCTGAAAGAGAGGTTCTCTCGGAAAAATGGTTACTCGAAAAGATTGACAGTTTAATACCTTTAATAAAAGAAAAATGGCCTAACATTGCACAACAAACCCTTGAAGCCACAAAAGGGAGTATTGACGATTTAGTTGAAGTAATAGCAAGCCATAGTGGAACCTCAGCAATTAGAATAAAAAGCCAACTATTTGAAATAATTGATTCAATAAGAGAAAACAATTGGGAAATATCAGAAAAAATTGAGCCTATAGAAAGTCAATTAGAAGAATTATTAGAAGAACTTAACAATACACTTAGACCAAAAATAGAAAGTCCTATAAGAAAAAAACCATTATTATCTATTGCTATTGCTGCTGGTATTGGTTTACTAATAGGAACGCTCCTAAACAGTGGTAGAAAATAA
- a CDS encoding phage holin family protein, with product MEKPKNKNFANTASRISAIASSVMDLHVRIALQEVDREKRRLISGGIFLAIGSTLLLLVLICIHIIFYLFLKKYNNWNIEYNLLLIIFIDLVLAGLSLKLGGKLAKGPYLPQTLEGLGKTTKAVLGKK from the coding sequence ATGGAAAAACCAAAAAATAAAAACTTTGCAAATACCGCCTCCAGAATTTCAGCGATTGCCAGTTCAGTTATGGATTTGCATGTAAGAATAGCTCTTCAAGAAGTAGATAGAGAAAAAAGAAGATTAATTAGTGGTGGAATATTTTTGGCAATTGGCAGCACATTATTATTATTAGTACTAATTTGCATCCATATTATTTTCTACCTTTTTCTAAAAAAATATAATAATTGGAATATTGAATATAATTTATTACTCATAATATTTATCGATTTAGTTCTTGCAGGCTTAAGTTTAAAACTTGGAGGAAAATTAGCCAAAGGACCATATCTTCCTCAAACATTAGAGGGTTTAGGCAAGACAACAAAAGCAGTTTTAGGCAAAAAATAA